In Saccopteryx leptura isolate mSacLep1 chromosome 11, mSacLep1_pri_phased_curated, whole genome shotgun sequence, the following proteins share a genomic window:
- the LOC136383163 gene encoding LOW QUALITY PROTEIN: interleukin-17 receptor D-like (The sequence of the model RefSeq protein was modified relative to this genomic sequence to represent the inferred CDS: inserted 6 bases in 4 codons), with the protein MAPWLQLCSVFFTVNACLNGSQLAVAVGGSSRARGADTCGWRWGGVGPASRNSGLHNITFRYDNCTTYLNPVGKHVIADAQNITISQYACHDQVAVIVLWSPGTLGIEFLKGFRVILGELKSEGRQCQQLILKDPKQLNSSFKRTGMESQPFLKFETDYFVKIVPFPSIKNESNYHPFFFRTRACDLLLQLDNLACKPFWKPRNLNITQQGSDMQVSFDHAPHTFGFRFFYLHCKLKHEGPFKRKTCKQEQNTETTSCLLQNVSPGDYIIELVDDTNMTRKVVHYALKPVHSPWAGPIRAVAITVPLVVISAFATLFTVMCCKKQHENIYSHLDEESSESSTYTTTLPRERLRPKVFLCYSSKDGQNHMNVVQCFAYFLQDFCGCEVALDLWEDFSLCREGQREWVIQKIHESQFITVVCSKGMKYFVDKKNYKHKGGRGSGKGELFLVAVSAIAEKLRQAKQSSSASLSKFIAVDFDYSREGDVPRVLDLSTKYKLMDNLPQLCSHLHSQDHSXPGPPPGHGGRRNYFRSKSXRSLYVAICNMHQFIHEEPDWVERQFVPFCPPPPRREPVLEKFGSGLVLNDVLGKPGPESDFCLKAEAAGPPAACPRREHRSAXDEDAESGPRAAALQPLRHAVKAGSTSGMPRDSGIYDSSVPSSELXLPLMDALSADQTETASLSGSVSSSSGLGEQDPPALPSTLLTSGVYKAEPGCCSYTGELHAVAPL; encoded by the exons ATGGCCCCGTGGCTGCAGCTCTGCTCTGTCTTCTTCACTGTCAACGCCTGTCTAAACGGCTCGCAGCTGGCGGTGGCCGTgggtggctccagcagagcgCGGGGCGCTGACACCTGTGGCTGGAGGT GGGGGGGAGTGGGGCCAGCTAGCAGAAATAGTGGGCTGCACAACATCACCTTCAGATATGACAACTGTACCACATACTTGAACCCCGTGGGGAAGCACGTGATTGCTGATGCCCAGAACATCACCATCAGCCAGTACGCTTGCCATGACCAAGTGGCAGTCATTGTTCTTTGGTCCCCAGGGACCCTCGGCATCGAATTCCTAAAAGGATTTCGGGTAATACTGGGGGAGCTGAAGTCAGAGGGAAGACAGTGCCAGCAACTGATTCTAAAGGACCCAAAGCAGCTCAACAGTAGCTTCAAAAGAACTGGAATGGAATCTCAACCTTTCCTGAAGTTTGAGACAGATTACTTTGTAAAGATTGTCCCTTTTCCTTccattaaaaatgaaagcaattatCACCCTTTCTTTTTCAGAACCCGAGCCTGTGACCTGTTGTTACAGCTGGACAACCTGGCCTGTAAACCCTTCTGGAAGCCTCGGAACCTGAATATCACCCAGCAGGGTTCAGATATGCAGGTGTCCTTTGACCACGCACCACACACCTTTGGCTTCCGTTTCTTCTATCTTCATTGCAAGCTCAAGCATGAGGGACCCTTCAAGAGAAAGACCTGTAAACAGGAGCAAAATACAGAAACAACCAGCTGCCTCCTTCAAAATGTATCTCCAGGGGATTATATAATTGAGTTGGTGGATGACACTAATATGACCAGAAAAGTGGTGCATTATGCCTTAAAGCCAGTGCATTCCCCGTGGGCTGGGCCCATCAGAGCTGTGGCCATCACGGTGCCACTGGTCGTCATATCGGCATTTGCAACCCTCTTCACCGTGATGTGCTGCAAGAAGCAACACgaaaatatatattcacatttaGATGAAGAGAGTTCTGAGTCCTCTACCTACACCACAACACTCCCCAGAGAGAGGCTCCGGCCTAAGGTCTTCCTTTGCTATTCCAGTAAAGATGGCCAGAATCACATGAACGTCGTCCAGTGTTTTGCCTACTTTCTCCAGGACTTCTGTGGCTGTGAGGTGGCTCTGGACCTGTGGGAAGACTTCAGCCTCTGCAGAGAAGGGCAGAGAGAATGGGTCATCCAGAAGATCCATGAGTCCCAGTTCATCACTGTGGTCTGTTCCAAAGGCATGAAGTATTTTGTGGACAAGAAGAACTACAAACACAAAGGAGGCCGAGGCTCAGGGAAAGGGGAGCTCTTTCTGGTGGCCGTGTCGGCCATCGCCGAAAAGCTCCGCCAGGCCAAGCAGAGCTCGTCGGCGTCGCTCAGCAAGTTCATTGCTGTCGACTTTGATTACTCCCGCGAGGGAGACGTTCCCCGTGTCCTGGACCTGAGCACCAAGTACAAGCTCATGGACAACCTGCCCCAGCTCTGCTCCCACCTGCACTCGCAAGACCACA CCCCAGGGCCGCCCCCCGGACACGGCGGCCGGAGGAACTACTTCCGGAGCAAGTC GCGCTCCCTGTACGTCGCCATTTGCAACATGCACCAGTTTATCCACGAGGAGCCGGACTGGGTTGAGAGGCAGTTCGTCCCcttctgccctcccccaccccgccggGAGCCAGTCCTGGAGAAGTTTGGCTCCGGCTTGGTTCTCAATGACGTCCTGGGCAAGCCAGGGCCTGAGAGTGACTTCTGCCTCAAGGCCGAGGCCGCAGGACCGCCGGCCGCTTGCCCTCGGAGGGAGCACCGCTCAG CCGACGAGGACGCGGAGTCCGGGCCCAGGGCCGCTGCCCTGCAGCCCCTGCGGCATGCGGTGAAAGCTGGCAGCACCTCGGGCATGCCGCGGGACTCGGGCATCTACGACTCCTCCGTGCCCTCCTCCGAGCT TCTGCCCCTGATGGACGCGCTCTCGGCAGACCAGACAGAAACGGCCTCGCTGAGCGGCAGCGTGTCATCCTCCTCAGGCCTGGGTGAGCAGGATCCTCCTGCGCTTCCATCCACGCTCCTCACCTCTGGGGTGTATAAAGCAGAACCTGGTTGCTGCAGCTACACTGGTGAACTCCACGCGGTCGCCCCTTTGTAG